CGCCGATTATCTGCGCCACATGGGCGAGGAGGGGCTGGCGCGCCTCGACGCGACGCTCGCCGCCGATCCGGCGAATCCGCGGGCCCAGTTGCGCGTCTGGCTGGTGGAACTCCAGGGCCGGGCGAACAAGAGCGACTATCGGGGCTGCGGCACGACCAATGCCGCCGTGGAATATCCCGACCGGCGCCATCCCGCGCGCAAGGTGGCGAGCGACATCAAATCCCGCTTCCGCGGCAAGCTGGCCGCGCTGGCCGCGTCGCTGGGCGCCCGGGAACCGGACCGGCTGGGCGACGCGCTGATGCTGCTGTTCGAGGGCGTCTACGCCTCCGGCCAGTTGTTCGGCGCCGGCGGCCCGGCGCGCGTTCTGGTCGAAGCCGTGGATGTGCTGATCGATAGCTACTGCGCGCCGGCGCGCTGAGCGTTCGCCGCCCGCCAGGAAGGTCATTCCGCGCTCACCGGCGCACCGCCGCCGCTGACCGAGCGGCGCGCCAGCCAGACGACGCCGATCATCGCGACGCAGAACCAGCCCGAAATCCAGAACAGATCGTCGCTCGCCAGGAGATAGGCCTGGTTGGTGAGCGTTCGCGCGAGCAACGCATAGGCCTGCGGATCGGTGAAGCCGAAACCGTGCAGCCGGTCCATCGCCTGCTGCATGATCGGATTGTAGGCGCTCGATGAATCGGCGAGGCGGGCCTGGTGGAACGCCTCGCGGCGGTCCCACATCGTGGTGGTGATCGAGGCGGCGAAACCGCCCGCCGTGATGCGCGCGAAATTGGAGATGCCGGAGGCCGAGGGAATGCGATCCGGCGCCACGCCGTCCAGCGAGAGCGTGACCATGGTCACGAAGAACATGCTCATGGCAACGCCCTGCACGAGCAGCGGCAGGACGAAGTCCCAGAATCCGGCATCGGCGGTGAGGCCCGAGCGCATGAAATACGACGCCGCATAGGCGACGAAGGCGAGGGTCGCCATGATCCTCGCGTCCACCCGCGACATGAAGCGCGCCGCGATGGGCGTCAGCAGCACCGCGACCACGCCGCTCGGCGCCGCCACCAGGCCGGCCCAGGTCGCGGTGTAGCCGAGATTGGTCTGCAGCCAGAGCGGCAGCAAAAGGATATTGGCGAAGAACACGGCATAGCCGAGGCAGAACGCGATCGTGCCGAGCGCGAAATTCCGGTTCCGGAACAGCTTGAGCTCGACCACCGGATGCATGTCGGTCAGCTCCCAGATCACGAAGGCGGCGAAGGCAATGGCCGCGATGATCGCTTCCGCGATGATGGCGGTGGAGGAGAACCAGTCGGCGTCCTTGCCGGTGTCGAGCATGATCTGCAGCGCGCCGACCCATATCACCAGCAGCGTCAGCCCGACCGTGTCGATCGGCAGGTTGCGCGTCGGCGTCTCGCGGTTCGAAAGATTGGTCCAGCACAGAAAACCCGCCACCAGCCCGATGGGCACGTTGATCAGGAAGATCCAGCTCCAGTGGATATTGTCCGAGATGTAGCCGCCCATGATCGGCCCCACGATCGGCGCCACCAGCGTCGTGACCGACCAGATGCCCAGCGCCGTCGAGCGCTTGTCGGACGGGAAGATCGCGATCAGCAGCGCCTGCGATCCGGGAATCATCGGCCCCGACACCGCGCCCTGCAGGATGCGGAACGCGATCAGCGCGTTCAGGCTCCAGGCGATGCCGCACAGGAACGAGGCGATGGTGAAGCCGAACACCGCGAACACGAAGGTCCGCACCACGCCGAAGCGGCCCATCAGCCAGCCGGTCATCGGCACCGCGACGCCGTTCGCCACCGCGAAGGAGGTGATCACCCAGGTGCCCTGGTCGGTCGAGGTACCCAGATTGCCCGCGATGGTGGGCAGCGAGACGTTCGCGATGGTGGTGTCGAGCACCTGCATGAAGGTGCCCATCGCCAGCGCGATGGCGGTGATCGCGAGTTGGCCGCCCTTGAGCGGGGCCGGCGCCGCCGCGCCCGGCCCGCTCATGCGCCGTTCTGCTTCAAGATGCGTTGGATCAGCGCGTCGGCTTCCGGCCCGCCATCG
Above is a window of Rhizomicrobium sp. DNA encoding:
- a CDS encoding DHA2 family efflux MFS transporter permease subunit; this encodes MSGPGAAAPAPLKGGQLAITAIALAMGTFMQVLDTTIANVSLPTIAGNLGTSTDQGTWVITSFAVANGVAVPMTGWLMGRFGVVRTFVFAVFGFTIASFLCGIAWSLNALIAFRILQGAVSGPMIPGSQALLIAIFPSDKRSTALGIWSVTTLVAPIVGPIMGGYISDNIHWSWIFLINVPIGLVAGFLCWTNLSNRETPTRNLPIDTVGLTLLVIWVGALQIMLDTGKDADWFSSTAIIAEAIIAAIAFAAFVIWELTDMHPVVELKLFRNRNFALGTIAFCLGYAVFFANILLLPLWLQTNLGYTATWAGLVAAPSGVVAVLLTPIAARFMSRVDARIMATLAFVAYAASYFMRSGLTADAGFWDFVLPLLVQGVAMSMFFVTMVTLSLDGVAPDRIPSASGISNFARITAGGFAASITTTMWDRREAFHQARLADSSSAYNPIMQQAMDRLHGFGFTDPQAYALLARTLTNQAYLLASDDLFWISGWFCVAMIGVVWLARRSVSGGGAPVSAE
- a CDS encoding TetR/AcrR family transcriptional regulator — translated: MTKRKPASAVRATPKPPKRAAERIRESARDLFYRQGIRAVGVEEIVTRAGVTKPSLYRSFLSKDALAADYLRHMGEEGLARLDATLAADPANPRAQLRVWLVELQGRANKSDYRGCGTTNAAVEYPDRRHPARKVASDIKSRFRGKLAALAASLGAREPDRLGDALMLLFEGVYASGQLFGAGGPARVLVEAVDVLIDSYCAPAR